Within the Spirochaetota bacterium genome, the region AATGGACCGTATTAAGAAAATCATGTCGTCGTTCAGGGGCAATCCCCCGGTCGAGTTCGCTGCCGCGCGCGTCGTGCGTATCGACGACCTCAAGCTGCTGGAGCGTATCGACGCGGAACGGGGCACGCGGGAGCATATTACCGGTCTCCCGCCGTCGGACGTGCTGCAGTTCTTCCTCACGGACGGCAGCAAGGTCACGATGCGTCCCTCCGGCACGGAACCTAAAATAAAGTTCTATTTCAGCGTACGCGGCGGCAGGGGGTTGCCCGATCCCGGTGCGGCCGAATCGGCGCTGCGCGCACGAATTTCGGCGTTAAAGAAAGACCTGCTCGCGCGGGTGGAAAAGGTTTAAACCGGGCGCTCAGACCGGGAGGGACGAGAGCAGCTCCTCTTCCTTCTTGCGCATAACGCCCGCGTCCCTGCGGGAGCGCTCGTGGTCGAATCCCGCGAGGTGCAGCACGCCGTGCACGAGAAGGCGCCGGAATTCTTCGACGGGGGTTACGCCGAATCGCTCCGCCTGGGACTCAACCCGCTCGAGCGAGATATACACGTCACCCAGCGCCTCGGGTTCCGCGGACGGCCCCGGGAAGGGTTCGTCGCGATACGCGAACGAGATCACGTCGGTGGGCTTGTCTTTTTTCCTATATTCCCTGTTTATCCCGCGGATGCGCGCATCGGTGACGAGGATGACGGTGATCGTCGCGTTCTCGATGCCGATCCGCGCGCACAGGTCGCCAAGCCAGCCGGCGATCGTGCGCTTCGCGATCCCGTGAAAGGGGAGCTTCACCGATTCCGCGTAAACCTCATGCCTCGCCTTTCCCATTCATCACCTTCTGCTCGAGACGCCTCACCTCTTCCTGCTCGGGATATTCCATCCTCGTATGGAAGAATCCGTTCAGCACCTGCATGAACGCACGCTGCACCTTGTTGAGGTCCGCCATGGTAAGGCTGGAAAACTCAAGCTCGTCATCGTTGAGCTTGTTATGGATGATCTTTTTCACCAGCGATTCGAGCTTCACGTAGCTTGGCTCCTGGAGGGAGCGAGATGCCGCTTCTATTGAATCGGCGAGCATCACGACCGCGGTCTCCCTGGAATGCGGGCGCGGGCCGGGATATTGGAATTCTACCTTGTTTACCTCCGCGCCCTTTCCCCCCGCTTCGGCCGCCTCGAGGGCCTGGTGGTAAAAGTAGGTCATTGTCGTCTGCCCGTGGTGCTCAAGGATGAAATCGATGACCTCAGGGGGAAGCTTGTTGTTTTTGGCGATATCGACTCCCTTCCTCACGTGCGAGATGATGATATTCGAGTATTCCCCGGGCGTAAGCGTCTTCGAGCGGGGATCGGTCACCTTGTTTTCGATATAGATGCCGGACTCGGCGATCTTCCCTATGTCGTGGTAGTATCCGCCTACACGCGCGAGGAGATAATTCGCGCCTATTTCCTTGCACGCGGCCTCCGCCATGGTCGCGACC harbors:
- the ybeY gene encoding rRNA maturation RNase YbeY, giving the protein MGKARHEVYAESVKLPFHGIAKRTIAGWLGDLCARIGIENATITVILVTDARIRGINREYRKKDKPTDVISFAYRDEPFPGPSAEPEALGDVYISLERVESQAERFGVTPVEEFRRLLVHGVLHLAGFDHERSRRDAGVMRKKEEELLSSLPV